The following nucleotide sequence is from Halorussus caseinilyticus.
GCGGCGTTCAGCGTGTAGATACCCCCCTCGTCGCTACCGGGCAGGATACCGAGACCGTACACCGGTTCGGTGTAAATTCGTTTGAGGTGCTTTGCGAGAACCGGGGCACCGCCAGAACCGGTGCCACCACCCATCCCCGCGACGATGAGGAACGCATCGACTTCGTGGACAGGGATGTTGTCGATAGCTCCCTGAATCTCGTCGATGTCCTCCTCGGCGATTTCCGCGCCGAGTTCGTTGTCCGCGCCGACTCCGTGTCCCTTTACTCGGGATTGACCGATGAGGACTCGATTGTCCTGGGGAACCTCGTCGAGTCCCATCAGGTCGGCCTTCGCGGAGTTAACCGCGACTGCCGACCGGACGATGTCGCTTCCAGTTCGCTGGTCGTATTCCAGGAACTTGTCCACGATTTTCCCACCGGCCTGCCCGAAACCAATCATTGCGAGCTTCATTTTCCGGACCGTACTCCGTTGGGAGAAATACAACCACGAAGGGGTGATAATCCTTTTGGTCCGTCCCACGGAATCCGGAAACGGCGCGTTACACCGAATCGAACCACGATAATCGGACGTTTACCGGTCGCGCGAACCACCACCAGTTCCCGAACATGTCCTTTTAAGTTTATAGCCGCGCAGAGATGTCCACCTGCTGGTAGTCGAACGGCATCGGACACGCGTCCGACGGCCGTCAGACGAGGGTTTTGCCGACCGCCCGCCGAGACTACCGGCTCGGGAGTTCGAGATACCCCGAGAGAGTGGTCAAATCGGTCTCTGCGACGCCGAACGCGTCGATGTCGTTGTGGGCGACCACGTTGTCCACTTCGAGCGACCGGTACTGGTCGTTGCCGAACGGGACGAACGGTACCGGGTCGGCCGCGGCCAGTCCGACTCGCGCGAGCGCCATCGGCAGGGGGAGGACCGTCACCGACTTGCCGTCCGCGCGGTAGGCGAGGCGGGCAACGTCGGCCAGCGTCAACACCTCCGGGCCGCCGATTTCGTACGTCTCGCCGTCGTGGTCCTCCTCGACGCCCTCGGCGAGCATCGGCGCGAGGTCCCCGACCCAAATCGGTTGGAAGCGCGAGCGTCCGCCGCCCGGCAGGGCCGTGACGTAGGGCGTCGTGAGCGTCTTCGTGAACGAGACGAACTCGCCGCCCTCGCCGAAGACGACCGAGGGCCGGAAGATGGTGTAGGCCAACTCCGAGTCTCGGACGACTTCCTCGGCCTGCCCCTTCGAGCGGAGATACTCGGTCGGGCCGTTCGAGTCGGCACCGAGCGCGCTCATCTGGACGAGTTTCCGGACGCCGTGGTCCTCGGCGGCCTCGACCACGTTCTTCGTCCCGCCGAGGTGGACTTTGGTGTGGGACTTCCCGCCGGAGGGCTTGAACAGCGGCGAAAGCGCGACGAGGTTGATTGCCACGTCTTGGTCCTCGAACGCGCCTTCGATGGAGTCGTAGGCGGTCACGTCCCCTCGCGCGCGTTCGACGCCCGCGGGGAAGTCGGCCTCGTCGGGGTCGCGTGCCAACGCCGTCACGTCGTGCCCTCGCTCTACCAGTTCGGCGACGAGGTTCGTGCCGATGAAGCCGGTTCCTCCGACGACGAGAATGTTCATGTTCGGAATACGTACCGACGAAAAGTAAAACTAACTGCCGCGTCGGGCGTTTCCGGAAGTGATTCGCCGCCCGACGGCCGGTGAGCGAGTCGTCGCGGACCGGTCCGCGACGACTCGCCGGTCTTAATACCGCGCCGAGACCACCTCCGAGTATGCTCATCACCTTGGAGGGTCTCGACGGGAGCGGCAAGACGACCGTCTGGGAGGTCCTGCGCGAGGAGTTCCCCGAGTTCGTCTTCACCCGCGAACCCACCGAGACGTGGTACGGCGAGGCGGTGAATCGCTCTATGGAGGACGACGACACCGACCCGCTCGCCGAGTTGTTCCTCTTCACCGCCGACCACGCCGCCCACCTCTCGGGGACGGTCCGGCCTGCGCTCGCAGACGGAAAGGTCGTCGTCTCGGACCGCTACTCGGACTCGCGGTACGCGTATCAGGCGGTCAGCATCGAGGGGCGGGTCAAGCGACCGCTGGAGTACATCCGCGGAGTCCACCAACCGTGGACTCGGCCGCCGGACGCGACGCTCTACTTCGACGTAGACCCGGAGACGGGCGCGGCCCGGAGCGGCGCGACCAACAAGTTCGAGCAGGCGGCGTTCCTGAGTCAGGTCCAGTCGAACTACGAGCGACTCCTCAGCGCCGAACCCGAGCGGTTCGTCCGCATCGACGCCACCCGGTCGCCCGAGGCGGTCATCGACTCGGCGGTGGAAGCGGTCGAGCGACTGCTGGACGACCGGACCGAGCGTGACGGAGGCGAACGCGACGGGGCCGACGAGTAGGTCTTTGGGTGACGGCCACGTACACCGACGCATGACCGACGAGGACGCCGGTCGAGGCGAGGACGACGCCGGGCGGTCGGGGTCCCGCGAACGTGCCGCGCACGCGAGCGACGCGCGCGAGAGCGAGAGCGCAGGCGAGCACAGCGCGCCCGAGAGTGCGACGCGAGCGAGCGAACGCGAGCGTGCGAACGCTCGCGCCCTACGCGAGGACCGCGACGGCGGCGGTCTCGACCTCTCGCTCCCGCCGATTCTGCTCCCCGACGTGCGACTCCCCGAGCGGATTCGACTCGTCTTCCCGGTTCCGGACCCGCCCGAGAAGGTCTCCCGGCCGACCCGGATTCGGGTCTCGTGGGTCATCGTCGCCGTCGCCCTCGCGGACGCGCTGGACGCGCTCACAGTCGCGTTCGCCGGACCGAAGACGCTGGCGTGGGTCCGCGCCGTCGCCGGGGTCCTGCTCTCGGTGGTCCTCGTCGGCGGTCCCGGCCTGCTCTACGCGTGGGAGTTGCTCGCGATTCTCGGCGGGGTCGGGGTGCTGTCGGTGGCCCCGACGCTGACGCTACTGGTTCTCGCCCGGATTCTGGTCTCGGAGTAGCGTGGGGCGGGGAAGCGTAATCGGACGATACTCACCAGAAGAGTCCCGCGATACTGGAAAGGACCGCCCGGCGCGCGCTGGCGCGACCTCGTGTCGCGCCAGACCGCGCGAGGGACGACCGAACGACCGGAGGGAGTGAGGGAGTCGGTTGGGGAGGACGTGGCCCGCGGTAGCGGTGCAGTGCTGTGCGGTATGATTGGTTCAAGCCTGAAGCTAGCTTCTTCTGTACGTCCACCGACTCACTCACCTCCTCTCCACGTCCACCGATTTACTCACTTCCTCTCCACGTCTACCGACTCACTCACCTCCTCTCCACGTCCAGCGAGCCGCCGAGAACGCTACAGAGAAGACCGTTTAGAAAGCCCCCGCGCGCTCGGCTCCCGCGGCTCGGTGCGGTCCTCGGTCGTCACTGCGCTCCTCCCTGCGGTCCTTCCGTCGCCGGGGTTCGCCGAGCGCGCGGCCCCTTTATCCACCCGTGGCGGTTGGTCGGCCGAGCGTCCTCGTGGAGAGTTCCACCGAGCGCGTGCCGTGGCGGTGGAACGGGTAGAGCAAGACACACAATTCCTAAACATATATAGATAATGCTGAAAGAATCGTACAGAAACCTCCCGAACGCACACCGCTCGAAAGGCCACGGCGATACCGCGGATAATCGCCTTTTTACCGGCGCGACGTGTCACGTCCGAACATGAACGACAGCGAACTCGCCGCCGCAATCGACCACACCGTCCTCGGACCGGAGACGACCCTCGACGACGTGAAGCGCGTCCTCGACGAGGCCGACGAGTACGGCATGAACGCCTGCATCCCGCCGTGCTACGTCGCCGAGGCCGCCGAACACGCCCCCGAAGTCACCCTCGCCACCGTCGTCGGGTTCCCCCACGGCCAGCACGCGACGGCGGCCAAGCGCGAGGAGGCCGTCGTCGCCTACGAGGACGGCGCGGACGAGTTGGACATGGTGATAAATATCGGCCGTCTGAAGGCCGGAGACGACGAGACCGTCCGCGCGGACATCGAAGAAGTCGTCGCCGCCGTCCCCGTCCCGGTGAAGGTCATCATCGAGACGGCCCTGCTCACCGACGACGAGAAGCGCCGGGCGTGCGAGGCCGCGGAGGAGGCCGACGCCGCGTTCGTCAAGACCTCCACCGGGTTCGCCGACGGCGGCGCGAAGGTCGAGGACGTGGAACTGATGAGCGAGTACCTGCCGGTCAAAGCCAGCGGCGGCGTCGGTAACTACGAGCAGGCGAAGGCGATGCTCGACGCCGGGGCCGAGCGCATCGGCGCGAGTTCGGGCGTCGAAATCGTCGAGGACTTCCGACGGAACTACTGAGTCGTCGGTACGACCCGGAAGCGGGGAC
It contains:
- a CDS encoding complex I NDUFA9 subunit family protein, producing the protein MNILVVGGTGFIGTNLVAELVERGHDVTALARDPDEADFPAGVERARGDVTAYDSIEGAFEDQDVAINLVALSPLFKPSGGKSHTKVHLGGTKNVVEAAEDHGVRKLVQMSALGADSNGPTEYLRSKGQAEEVVRDSELAYTIFRPSVVFGEGGEFVSFTKTLTTPYVTALPGGGRSRFQPIWVGDLAPMLAEGVEEDHDGETYEIGGPEVLTLADVARLAYRADGKSVTVLPLPMALARVGLAAADPVPFVPFGNDQYRSLEVDNVVAHNDIDAFGVAETDLTTLSGYLELPSR
- the tmk gene encoding dTMP kinase, yielding MLITLEGLDGSGKTTVWEVLREEFPEFVFTREPTETWYGEAVNRSMEDDDTDPLAELFLFTADHAAHLSGTVRPALADGKVVVSDRYSDSRYAYQAVSIEGRVKRPLEYIRGVHQPWTRPPDATLYFDVDPETGAARSGATNKFEQAAFLSQVQSNYERLLSAEPERFVRIDATRSPEAVIDSAVEAVERLLDDRTERDGGERDGADE
- the deoC gene encoding deoxyribose-phosphate aldolase; this encodes MNDSELAAAIDHTVLGPETTLDDVKRVLDEADEYGMNACIPPCYVAEAAEHAPEVTLATVVGFPHGQHATAAKREEAVVAYEDGADELDMVINIGRLKAGDDETVRADIEEVVAAVPVPVKVIIETALLTDDEKRRACEAAEEADAAFVKTSTGFADGGAKVEDVELMSEYLPVKASGGVGNYEQAKAMLDAGAERIGASSGVEIVEDFRRNY